The following proteins are encoded in a genomic region of Lachnospiraceae bacterium KM106-2:
- a CDS encoding glycosyl transferase, family 2: MKSIGIVICNYNKEKDIVNCIQSVLESNTNDFDIYVVDNASTDHSVSEIKKRFQDQVTVIENKENLGGSGGFNTGLRIVVEKGYRYIVCLDNDILVDENAIRALYECMEANPEIGMLGSKVYHMEHPDYVQQYGLNLDFENSVPITLCADVLEDGSMPEIMYCDTVATCSVMIRGTAAKEVGIMPEDNFIYWDDMEWGYRINLAGYKIAAYSKSVVLHAMGATDKSKSAFTTYYIWRNWINFFIHYAKEEDLARTSLNLLTQFYYNYYETMYNEKHGIAQTMMYAYDDVLHGVRGKADPEKLICDEPAENKLERILKGISHIAIHAEDHIEDAEFLSKRILQINPNMMISYDTTNDTELNFKICDDIFKIKEDALSCIYVDTNDNILADSDDLSFIKNYEFSLQLFLYQQQPLFLKCAKALRELKR; encoded by the coding sequence ATGAAGTCAATTGGAATTGTAATCTGTAATTACAATAAAGAGAAAGATATTGTTAACTGTATTCAATCAGTTTTGGAATCAAATACCAATGATTTTGATATTTATGTTGTAGATAATGCATCAACCGATCATTCGGTTTCTGAGATCAAGAAACGCTTTCAAGATCAGGTGACTGTCATTGAAAACAAAGAGAATTTAGGGGGTTCCGGTGGATTTAACACTGGATTAAGAATTGTAGTTGAAAAAGGCTATCGTTACATCGTTTGCCTTGATAATGATATATTAGTGGATGAAAATGCAATTCGTGCTCTTTATGAATGCATGGAAGCAAATCCTGAAATCGGCATGCTCGGTTCGAAAGTATACCACATGGAGCATCCCGACTATGTACAACAATATGGTCTAAATTTAGATTTTGAGAATTCCGTTCCTATCACTCTATGCGCTGATGTACTTGAAGATGGATCTATGCCGGAAATTATGTACTGCGACACCGTAGCTACTTGCTCTGTTATGATCCGAGGCACTGCTGCCAAAGAAGTGGGCATTATGCCAGAAGATAACTTCATCTATTGGGATGACATGGAATGGGGTTACCGAATTAATCTAGCCGGATATAAGATCGCTGCTTATTCTAAATCCGTTGTTCTCCATGCAATGGGTGCAACTGATAAGAGTAAATCAGCATTTACCACTTACTACATCTGGAGAAATTGGATCAACTTCTTCATTCATTACGCAAAAGAAGAAGACTTAGCTCGTACCAGCCTAAATCTTCTCACGCAATTTTACTATAATTACTACGAAACGATGTATAACGAGAAACATGGGATTGCTCAGACCATGATGTATGCTTACGATGATGTACTTCATGGTGTCCGTGGGAAAGCGGATCCTGAAAAACTCATCTGTGATGAACCAGCAGAAAACAAACTAGAAAGAATCTTAAAAGGAATCTCTCATATTGCGATCCATGCAGAGGATCACATCGAAGATGCCGAATTCTTAAGCAAACGAATTCTACAGATCAATCCTAATATGATGATTTCTTATGATACTACAAATGATACTGAACTGAATTTTAAGATTTGTGATGACATCTTTAAGATCAAGGAAGATGCTCTTTCTTGTATTTATGTTGACACAAATGATAACATATTAGCAGATAGCGATGATCTTAGCTTCATCAAGAATTATGAATTCAGCTTACAGTTATTCTTATATCAACAACAACCATTATTCTTAAAATGCGCAAAAGCATTAAGAGAACTAAAAAGATAA
- a CDS encoding glycerol-3-phosphate regulon repressor, DeoR family — MFLEERYEKIIKKIESDGRVAVKSLAVEFDVTEDCIRKDLRELEKQGKLKRVYGGAIAARAHLVVKGIDERRNINLDKKKKIAQKAVELIEDEDIIFLDTSTINLEIAKRLEETGKRVTVVTNMIEVLLELKKSTHVKLICVGGQFNPDVGAVVGAAADRYIKNFIYDKAFIGVCGINKETGSISTLLLEDGTTKKTIMECSTQSYLVMEKKKFQYDEFYKFATLDDITAIITEDDVM, encoded by the coding sequence ATGTTTTTGGAAGAACGTTATGAAAAGATAATTAAAAAGATAGAGTCAGATGGAAGAGTTGCGGTTAAGTCTCTTGCGGTGGAATTCGATGTGACAGAGGATTGTATCAGAAAGGATCTTAGAGAATTAGAGAAGCAAGGGAAATTAAAGCGTGTATATGGTGGTGCCATCGCTGCTCGTGCTCATCTTGTAGTAAAAGGAATCGATGAGAGAAGAAATATCAATTTAGATAAGAAAAAGAAGATTGCGCAGAAAGCAGTAGAATTGATCGAGGACGAAGATATTATTTTCTTGGATACGTCGACGATCAATCTTGAGATTGCGAAAAGACTAGAGGAAACAGGTAAGAGAGTTACGGTAGTAACGAACATGATCGAAGTACTCTTAGAGTTAAAAAAGAGTACTCATGTAAAATTGATCTGTGTCGGAGGCCAGTTTAATCCTGATGTAGGAGCTGTCGTTGGTGCAGCAGCAGATCGCTATATTAAGAATTTCATCTACGACAAAGCATTTATCGGGGTATGTGGAATTAACAAAGAGACAGGAAGTATCAGTACCTTGCTGTTGGAAGATGGAACAACGAAGAAGACGATCATGGAATGTTCCACTCAAAGTTACCTTGTAATGGAAAAGAAGAAGTTTCAATATGATGAATTTTATAAATTTGCAACATTAGATGATATTACGGCGATCATCACAGAAGATGATGTGATGTAG
- a CDS encoding alkyl hydroperoxide reductase subunit C-like protein — MVKGHISIGMKAPDFTATTTFGTLSLCDFKDSWVVLFSHPGDFTPVCTTEFIAFSKVCAEFQERNTHLIGLSIDSNPSHLAWAKNIEDLTGNPVPFPIIADRDGAIAAKYGMIAPDVSTQETVRNVIIIDPNQIIRCILIYPLTVGRYIPEILRIVMALQTVDKCKVVTPANWVPGKPALVPAPKTYCQLTERENCPESLGLDCKDWFLCYKKEDCEASPKEDRRYNQGRTRCQYHR, encoded by the coding sequence ATGGTAAAAGGACATATCAGTATTGGTATGAAAGCACCTGATTTTACAGCAACAACTACCTTCGGGACTCTGTCCCTCTGTGATTTCAAGGACTCCTGGGTCGTTCTATTTTCTCACCCTGGTGACTTCACTCCTGTCTGCACAACAGAGTTTATCGCATTTTCAAAAGTATGTGCGGAATTTCAAGAAAGAAATACACACCTGATCGGCCTAAGTATTGATAGCAACCCTTCTCATCTTGCATGGGCTAAAAATATAGAGGACTTAACCGGTAATCCTGTACCATTCCCGATCATCGCAGATCGTGATGGTGCGATTGCCGCAAAATATGGGATGATCGCACCTGATGTAAGTACTCAGGAAACGGTTCGTAACGTTATCATCATCGATCCAAATCAGATCATTCGCTGTATCTTAATCTATCCACTTACCGTTGGCCGCTATATTCCGGAAATTCTGCGAATCGTAATGGCATTACAGACCGTTGATAAGTGCAAGGTGGTAACCCCTGCAAACTGGGTTCCCGGCAAACCTGCTTTAGTTCCTGCACCTAAAACCTACTGTCAATTAACCGAACGAGAAAACTGTCCGGAATCACTTGGCCTTGATTGCAAAGATTGGTTCCTCTGCTATAAAAAAGAGGACTGCGAGGCATCCCCAAAAGAAGATCGGCGCTACAATCAAGGTAGAACCCGCTGTCAATACCACCGCTAA
- a CDS encoding sulfate permease — protein MKRNHTMKYVWNDLFAGLIVAAMSIPISIGYTQVAGLPAIYGLYGSVFPILIFALISTSPQMVFGVDAAPAALVGGVIASLGIEANSAQAMTFIPLLTFFTACWLFLFYVVKAGRVVNYISTPVMGGFISGIACTIILMQVPKLMGGTSGSGELFELLEHIFHSAAHIHILSLVLGIVTLVIILVSKRFAPKFPMAIVMMVVGAVLTKTCNLEAKGVTMLSKVESGLPHFEIPDFSIIDFKDGMALSLTIALVIMAETLLASNNFATKNGYKINDNRELLAYSLANFGAAFTGCIPMNGSVSRTVIGEQFGSKTRLMSVFAGFAMIGVLLFGTGFIGYLPVPVLTAIIMSALLGVIEGDLAVKLWKVNRAEFLIFMAAFGGVLVLGTIYGVIIGCVLSFIAVIIRAVEPPTGFLGVIPGQEGFYDLERNKNARKIRNTVIYRFGGNLFFANIKKFQEDIEKAITEETNQVIIDASAIGNIDISAAERLEILEKGLREKGIYFYITGQMGTVNDQLRTLGIGHLVEEGVVRRTITLALRDAGVHKPYPIEEEENSIEEQNYIESSDAFSEFEWAFGTDAAERMERYTKEYIEHIKPNDKEALKDIREWEENSKFGRLGLFDEDEFLKRLEMHLSELSSITGYDEVTIEELIEQRRQRNEQKLKQLNKQTSSLLKEHRHRLAEHLKQRHPDAFAHLLEKRAEHIKRLEKTDPEAAARWREWYDMDL, from the coding sequence ATGAAAAGAAATCATACTATGAAATACGTCTGGAATGACTTATTTGCAGGGCTTATTGTTGCTGCAATGTCCATTCCGATTTCCATCGGTTATACGCAGGTAGCCGGCCTTCCGGCTATTTACGGCTTATATGGCTCTGTATTTCCGATTTTAATCTTTGCACTTATTTCCACTTCACCACAGATGGTATTTGGTGTAGATGCTGCACCAGCCGCATTGGTAGGTGGAGTGATTGCGTCCCTTGGAATCGAAGCGAATTCAGCTCAGGCAATGACCTTTATTCCATTGCTGACCTTTTTTACGGCCTGCTGGCTTTTCTTATTTTATGTGGTGAAGGCAGGAAGAGTAGTAAACTATATCTCAACACCGGTAATGGGCGGCTTTATTAGTGGTATCGCTTGTACCATCATCTTGATGCAGGTTCCTAAACTGATGGGAGGCACATCCGGATCGGGTGAGTTATTTGAACTACTAGAACATATTTTTCATTCAGCAGCACATATTCATATTCTTTCTTTGGTGCTTGGAATTGTAACCTTGGTGATTATTTTAGTATCTAAGAGGTTCGCACCTAAATTCCCAATGGCGATCGTCATGATGGTAGTAGGTGCAGTCTTAACAAAGACTTGCAATCTAGAGGCTAAAGGGGTAACGATGCTATCCAAAGTAGAATCAGGTCTGCCACATTTCGAGATCCCTGATTTTAGTATCATCGACTTTAAGGATGGAATGGCATTGAGCTTAACGATCGCTCTTGTTATTATGGCTGAGACCTTATTAGCTTCGAATAACTTTGCAACGAAGAATGGTTATAAAATAAATGATAATCGAGAGTTGTTGGCATATTCCTTAGCTAACTTCGGAGCTGCATTTACAGGATGTATTCCGATGAATGGCAGTGTGTCTAGAACGGTGATCGGAGAGCAATTTGGAAGTAAGACCCGTCTAATGAGCGTCTTTGCAGGATTTGCGATGATCGGAGTGCTGTTATTTGGAACTGGATTCATCGGTTATCTTCCAGTGCCAGTATTAACCGCCATCATTATGTCTGCGCTACTTGGCGTCATTGAAGGTGATCTTGCGGTGAAGTTATGGAAAGTAAATCGTGCAGAATTCTTGATCTTTATGGCAGCCTTTGGCGGGGTATTAGTACTTGGTACGATCTATGGCGTAATTATTGGATGTGTATTATCTTTTATTGCCGTGATCATTCGTGCGGTAGAGCCACCAACCGGCTTTCTCGGAGTGATTCCAGGACAGGAAGGATTCTATGATCTAGAACGAAATAAGAATGCAAGAAAGATTCGCAATACCGTGATTTATCGTTTTGGAGGCAATCTATTCTTTGCAAATATTAAGAAGTTTCAAGAGGATATTGAAAAGGCAATTACAGAAGAGACCAATCAGGTTATCATAGATGCCAGCGCGATTGGAAATATTGATATTTCAGCAGCGGAGCGATTGGAGATCCTAGAAAAGGGATTACGAGAAAAGGGAATCTATTTCTATATTACCGGTCAGATGGGAACGGTAAATGATCAGCTTCGTACGTTAGGAATCGGCCATTTAGTAGAAGAAGGCGTGGTAAGAAGAACGATTACCTTGGCGCTTCGTGATGCTGGGGTTCATAAGCCTTATCCAATCGAAGAGGAAGAAAATTCGATCGAGGAACAGAACTATATCGAATCTAGTGATGCTTTTTCTGAGTTTGAGTGGGCATTCGGAACGGATGCAGCAGAGCGTATGGAACGATATACAAAAGAGTATATTGAACATATCAAACCAAATGACAAAGAAGCACTGAAGGATATTCGAGAATGGGAAGAAAATTCAAAATTCGGTCGTCTTGGTTTATTTGATGAAGATGAATTCTTAAAGCGTCTTGAAATGCATTTATCAGAGCTTTCTTCCATCACCGGATATGATGAAGTGACAATTGAAGAATTGATCGAACAACGTAGACAGCGGAATGAGCAAAAGCTAAAACAACTGAATAAGCAAACGAGCAGTTTGTTAAAAGAACATCGTCACAGATTGGCAGAACATTTAAAACAAAGACATCCGGATGCATTTGCACATTTATTAGAGAAACGTGCTGAGCATATTAAACGATTAGAAAAGACTGATCCAGAGGCAGCAGCTCGCTGGAGGGAATGGTATGATATGGACTTATAA
- a CDS encoding acetyltransferase, GNAT family codes for MLRAATKEDISRIAEILIFAKRTSYRCIFHDDEVSFNEMQVVSLANELSSSGALEDVVVCDDGIIRGMVRRGCVGEKEDLEIYEFYVDPFFQRNGYGSKMMEEVLKEALIKGYRNISLWVLEKNQNARIFYEKHGFRNSGDRKLEEGTTEFILRYEKQIG; via the coding sequence ATGTTAAGAGCAGCTACTAAGGAGGATATATCACGAATTGCAGAAATATTGATCTTTGCTAAGCGAACCTCTTATCGATGTATCTTTCACGATGATGAGGTATCCTTTAATGAAATGCAGGTTGTAAGTTTAGCGAATGAGTTAAGTAGCTCCGGTGCATTAGAGGATGTTGTCGTATGTGATGATGGAATCATTCGGGGAATGGTAAGACGGGGATGCGTAGGAGAGAAAGAGGATTTGGAGATCTATGAATTTTATGTGGATCCTTTCTTTCAAAGAAATGGATATGGAAGCAAGATGATGGAAGAAGTTCTTAAAGAGGCGCTAATTAAGGGATATAGAAACATCTCTTTATGGGTACTAGAAAAGAATCAGAATGCAAGAATATTTTATGAAAAGCATGGTTTTAGAAATAGTGGAGATAGAAAACTAGAAGAGGGAACAACAGAGTTTATCTTGCGTTATGAAAAACAGATAGGATAA
- a CDS encoding cytochrome c-type biogenesis protein CcdA, which produces MQYLITFLEGFTTFISPCLLPMLPIYISYFSNGNNDTKKTVKNAIAFVAGFTVVFIVLGAFAASLGKYLAAHQRMVQIITGMIVILFGLNFMGVFELSILNKTKKLTFQREATSIWSTFLFGIVFSIGWTPCVGTFLGSALMLASQSRSMYEGILLLAVYALGLGIPFIICAFLINQLKSSFDFIKRNYKWINRIAGCFLVIVGVMMMAGMMQYFLNSFQV; this is translated from the coding sequence GTGCAGTATCTTATTACATTTTTAGAGGGATTTACAACATTTATATCCCCATGTCTTTTGCCAATGTTGCCAATTTATATTTCTTATTTCTCAAATGGGAATAATGATACAAAGAAGACAGTGAAAAATGCGATTGCATTTGTTGCGGGTTTTACCGTTGTATTTATTGTGCTTGGTGCGTTTGCAGCAAGCCTTGGGAAGTATTTAGCGGCACACCAACGTATGGTACAAATCATTACAGGTATGATCGTTATTTTATTTGGACTTAATTTTATGGGAGTTTTTGAGCTATCTATTTTAAACAAAACAAAGAAGTTGACCTTTCAGAGGGAAGCGACTAGTATTTGGTCTACCTTCTTGTTTGGAATCGTTTTTTCTATCGGATGGACACCTTGTGTAGGAACCTTTTTAGGTTCTGCCCTTATGTTAGCATCTCAGAGTCGATCCATGTATGAAGGAATTCTATTATTAGCTGTGTATGCTTTAGGACTTGGAATACCGTTTATCATCTGTGCATTCCTGATCAATCAGCTAAAGAGCAGCTTTGATTTTATTAAGAGAAACTATAAATGGATCAACCGAATTGCAGGATGTTTTCTTGTAATTGTAGGAGTTATGATGATGGCGGGAATGATGCAGTATTTTTTGAATTCCTTTCAGGTTTAG
- a CDS encoding DNA topology modulation protein flar-related protein translates to MKIAIVGYSGSGKSTLAKFLGDFYGIPILYLDQVQFLPGWQERPTEEGKEIVSKFMESPSWVIDGNYNSFYQKERLEQADQIIFMNFNRVNCLFRALRRYHRNRNKTRESMTNGCIEKMDAPFIWWILREGRTKRRRNHYKDIIRLYPDKSIVIKNQHQLEAYIKKLR, encoded by the coding sequence ATGAAGATTGCAATCGTAGGATACAGTGGAAGTGGAAAGTCCACATTAGCAAAGTTCTTAGGTGATTTCTACGGAATTCCGATCCTTTATCTGGATCAGGTTCAATTCCTTCCCGGATGGCAGGAACGTCCGACAGAAGAGGGAAAAGAAATCGTATCGAAGTTTATGGAATCTCCATCTTGGGTAATTGATGGAAATTATAATTCCTTTTATCAAAAAGAACGGTTGGAGCAGGCGGATCAGATCATCTTTATGAATTTTAATCGTGTGAATTGTCTCTTTCGAGCACTGAGACGATATCATAGGAATCGAAACAAAACGAGAGAGAGTATGACAAACGGCTGTATTGAAAAAATGGATGCTCCATTTATCTGGTGGATCCTGCGAGAAGGGCGAACAAAAAGACGTCGTAATCATTATAAAGATATTATCCGGTTGTATCCCGATAAGTCCATTGTAATTAAAAATCAGCACCAATTAGAAGCCTATATCAAGAAACTCAGATAA
- a CDS encoding thiol:disulfide oxidoreductase related to ResA has protein sequence MKKVKLLLGILAFVIVLAGASYGYGVLKNQYQEKEDVVQETVSPDKKKSEKDSEKDNAQETTIAAEDFTVYRPNGKKASLSDYIGKPIVLNFWASWCEPCKSEMADFQEVYEEMGKDVQFMMVNFTDKSYETKEKASRYIRTQGYTFPVFYDQDGEAVATYGVMSLPTTYFIDKDGNVVNYAYGTLEKESLKKAIEDMLK, from the coding sequence ATGAAAAAGGTTAAGTTATTACTAGGAATCTTGGCGTTTGTAATTGTTTTAGCAGGTGCGTCCTATGGTTATGGTGTATTAAAGAATCAATATCAAGAGAAAGAAGATGTGGTACAAGAAACCGTCAGTCCAGATAAGAAGAAATCGGAAAAGGATTCAGAGAAAGACAATGCCCAAGAGACCACAATTGCAGCAGAGGATTTCACGGTTTATCGTCCCAATGGAAAGAAAGCCTCGTTATCTGACTATATTGGAAAGCCCATCGTTCTGAATTTCTGGGCAAGCTGGTGCGAACCTTGTAAAAGTGAAATGGCTGATTTTCAAGAGGTGTATGAAGAAATGGGGAAAGACGTACAGTTTATGATGGTCAACTTCACGGATAAGAGTTATGAAACGAAGGAAAAGGCATCCAGATATATTCGCACGCAAGGATATACATTCCCTGTCTTTTATGACCAAGATGGGGAAGCAGTAGCAACATACGGTGTGATGTCGTTACCGACAACCTATTTTATCGATAAGGATGGCAACGTAGTTAATTATGCTTATGGAACGCTAGAGAAAGAATCTCTTAAGAAAGCAATTGAAGATATGTTAAAATAA
- a CDS encoding carbon starvation protein A — MKTFLICLTILIVGYFTYGKFIDKLVGPNDDKETPATRLQDGVDYVPMPWYKVFLVQFLNIAGTGPIFGAISGALFGPVAFLWITFGCIFAGAVHDYLSGIISLRHDGASVSELVGLYLGKTMMMIMRVFSVVLLILVGTVFVNSPATLLANMTGLSVTILTVIIIIYYIVATVLPVDKVIGKIYPVFGAALLIMAIGLCGGMLYNDFTGAKPMMELTLQNLHPKGLAVFPFLFTTIACGALSGFHATQSPMMARCVNRESECKKVFFGAMIVEGIVALIWCAVAIAFFGNTGALAEAIAVGGPSGVVREVSQGLLGTFGMILAVLGVVACPITSGDTAFRSARLTIADALQMKQDKIKNRFIIAIPLFVICIILNQVDFDIIWRYFAWSNQTLATIFLWTGTAFLIKNKKFHYVTMLPAIFMTYICVTYILQAPEGLRIAANISNGISVVVTIIITVFFFIKFCMKKDKTKDANQ, encoded by the coding sequence ATGAAAACATTTTTAATCTGTTTGACAATCTTAATCGTTGGATACTTTACTTACGGGAAATTCATCGATAAGTTAGTTGGACCAAATGATGACAAAGAAACACCTGCTACAAGATTGCAAGATGGAGTAGATTATGTACCAATGCCTTGGTATAAAGTATTTCTAGTGCAATTCTTGAATATTGCTGGTACTGGACCAATCTTTGGTGCAATTTCTGGTGCATTATTTGGACCTGTAGCATTCTTATGGATCACATTTGGATGTATCTTTGCAGGAGCAGTTCATGATTACTTATCAGGAATTATCTCATTAAGACATGATGGAGCATCTGTATCTGAATTAGTTGGTCTTTACTTAGGTAAAACAATGATGATGATCATGAGAGTATTTTCCGTTGTATTATTAATTTTAGTAGGTACAGTATTCGTTAACTCACCTGCAACACTATTAGCGAATATGACTGGATTAAGCGTTACAATCTTAACTGTTATCATTATCATTTACTACATCGTAGCAACAGTATTACCAGTTGATAAAGTTATCGGTAAAATTTATCCAGTATTCGGTGCTGCATTATTGATCATGGCAATTGGTCTTTGCGGTGGTATGCTTTACAATGATTTCACAGGTGCAAAACCTATGATGGAATTAACATTACAAAACTTACATCCAAAGGGATTAGCAGTATTCCCATTCTTATTCACAACAATCGCATGTGGTGCTTTAAGTGGTTTCCACGCAACACAATCACCAATGATGGCACGTTGTGTAAATCGTGAAAGCGAATGTAAGAAAGTATTCTTCGGCGCAATGATCGTTGAAGGTATCGTAGCATTAATCTGGTGTGCGGTTGCGATCGCATTCTTCGGAAATACAGGTGCATTAGCTGAAGCTATCGCTGTAGGCGGTCCTTCTGGTGTTGTACGTGAAGTATCTCAAGGTTTATTGGGAACATTTGGTATGATCCTTGCTGTATTAGGTGTTGTTGCTTGTCCAATTACAAGTGGTGATACTGCATTTAGAAGTGCTAGATTAACAATCGCTGATGCATTACAAATGAAACAAGATAAGATCAAAAACAGATTTATCATCGCAATTCCATTATTTGTTATCTGTATCATCTTAAACCAAGTTGATTTCGATATCATCTGGAGATACTTTGCATGGTCTAACCAAACATTAGCAACAATCTTCTTATGGACTGGAACTGCATTCTTAATTAAAAATAAGAAATTCCACTATGTTACAATGCTTCCTGCAATCTTCATGACTTATATCTGTGTGACTTATATCTTACAAGCACCAGAAGGTTTAAGAATTGCAGCAAATATCTCAAATGGTATTTCTGTTGTAGTAACAATCATTATCACAGTTTTCTTCTTTATCAAATTCTGTATGAAAAAAGATAAAACAAAAGATGCGAATCAATAG
- a CDS encoding methylated-DNA--protein-cysteine methyltransferase: MDQSLGTFERIYEVVKLIPKGTVATYGQVAELAGNKRWARVVGYALHANPDPEGIPCYRVVNKAGEVSRAFAFGGANKQVELLQADGVEFIDGRVDMKKYQWDSPPFL, translated from the coding sequence ATGGATCAGAGTCTAGGTACATTTGAGAGAATATATGAAGTGGTAAAGCTGATCCCGAAGGGAACGGTTGCTACGTATGGGCAGGTAGCAGAGCTTGCTGGAAATAAACGATGGGCAAGAGTGGTAGGATATGCATTACATGCAAATCCAGATCCAGAAGGAATTCCTTGTTACCGTGTGGTAAACAAGGCAGGAGAAGTATCCAGGGCATTTGCCTTTGGGGGTGCCAATAAGCAAGTGGAATTATTGCAGGCCGATGGAGTGGAATTTATAGATGGACGTGTGGATATGAAGAAGTATCAATGGGATTCGCCTCCATTTTTATAG
- a CDS encoding epoxyqueuosine (oQ) reductase QueG produces MRTKIEEYCRSIGLDTFGMIPCRVYEELIPFYEERKSKRLENEFEEEEIEKRINPAHYMPEAKTIISIAFPYSYGEDGTLNGFSTYTKRADYHRVVNQYLTMICGYIRSLGGKAEGFVDSNTLPERYLAYLAGVGFVGRNNMIITKKYGSYVFLGEILTDLELPCTEQRSFTQIPLHEECQDCNRCYQECPTKSINKGRANPNICLSYLTQKKEISKQEMKLLKGNIFGCDFCQLQCPYNKEAEPSPLKEFAILDFMNEEAEIYAGMDNKFFKEKINGTSCGWRGKNVIKRNAMIQMHRDGKKIAHFRGDSSYINKYIDLLEGKEDE; encoded by the coding sequence ATGAGAACAAAGATAGAAGAATATTGTAGATCCATTGGGCTTGATACCTTTGGTATGATACCTTGTCGTGTATACGAGGAATTGATCCCTTTCTATGAAGAACGTAAGAGCAAGCGTTTAGAAAATGAGTTTGAGGAAGAAGAGATTGAAAAGCGAATCAATCCAGCACATTATATGCCAGAAGCAAAGACGATCATATCTATTGCGTTCCCTTATTCGTATGGCGAGGATGGAACTTTGAATGGATTTTCAACGTATACAAAACGCGCAGATTATCATAGAGTTGTAAATCAATATCTGACAATGATCTGCGGGTATATTAGAAGTTTGGGAGGAAAGGCAGAGGGATTCGTAGACAGTAATACGTTGCCGGAACGCTATCTTGCCTATCTTGCAGGTGTCGGATTTGTTGGAAGAAACAATATGATCATTACAAAGAAATATGGCTCCTACGTATTTTTAGGAGAGATCCTAACCGATTTAGAACTTCCATGTACGGAGCAACGTAGCTTTACACAGATTCCGCTTCATGAAGAGTGCCAAGATTGCAATCGCTGCTATCAGGAATGTCCGACCAAGTCGATTAATAAAGGAAGAGCAAACCCGAATATCTGCTTGTCTTATCTGACACAAAAGAAAGAAATTAGTAAACAGGAAATGAAATTATTAAAGGGGAATATCTTTGGCTGCGATTTTTGCCAGCTTCAGTGTCCCTACAATAAAGAGGCTGAACCATCACCGTTGAAGGAATTTGCTATCTTGGACTTCATGAATGAAGAGGCAGAAATTTATGCCGGAATGGATAATAAATTCTTTAAGGAGAAGATCAATGGAACTTCCTGTGGATGGAGAGGCAAGAATGTCATAAAGAGAAATGCTATGATACAGATGCATCGAGATGGTAAGAAGATCGCGCACTTTAGAGGTGACTCTTCTTATATCAATAAATATATCGATTTATTAGAAGGCAAAGAAGATGAATAA